One Panicum virgatum strain AP13 chromosome 9K, P.virgatum_v5, whole genome shotgun sequence genomic region harbors:
- the LOC120650173 gene encoding uncharacterized protein LOC120650173 yields the protein MCEGEKSELSYALEWRIYPQGTSKHTRNVTDDNKMKPPVPTSKSTASMVDDPFVVLDTASASGSASLGRSANPLEDLEKPANSEGFQALDEQYYNSWLHRFSDEELLLCVCLLEFVFLLYQFLNLP from the exons AT GTGTGAAG GAGAAAAATCGGAGCTGAGTTATGCTTTGGAATGGAGGATATATCCACAAGGAACTAGCAAACAcactag GAACGTTACTGATGATAACAAAATGAAGCCACCAGTTCCAACTTCTAAATCGACAGCTAGCATGGTAGATGACCCATTTGTTGTTCTAGACACAGCCTCTGCTTCAGGTTCTGCATCCCTAGGAAGATCTGCAAATCCCTTGGAAGATCTAGAGAAGCCTGCAAACTCTGAAG GATTTCAGGCTCTTGATGAGCAGTATTATAACTCATGGCTTCATAGGTTCTCTGATGAAGAACTTTTGCTTTGTGTGTGCTTATTGGAGTTCGTGTTTTTGCTATATCAGTTCCTAAATTTGCCATAA